The Thermoclostridium stercorarium subsp. stercorarium DSM 8532 genome contains a region encoding:
- the yajC gene encoding preprotein translocase subunit YajC: MNWLLTAFAESAANTAAEEVPEVSSFYLFLIQFGPLILMFVLMYFILIRPQRKKEKETREMINNAIVGDRVITIGGITGKIINIKDDEFTIESGNERTKITIKKWAVKEVIKPISE, translated from the coding sequence ATGAACTGGTTGTTAACAGCATTTGCCGAGAGTGCTGCAAACACTGCCGCAGAAGAAGTACCTGAAGTAAGCAGTTTTTATCTGTTTTTAATCCAATTCGGTCCGCTGATTTTGATGTTCGTGCTTATGTATTTTATCCTTATCAGGCCTCAGCGCAAAAAGGAAAAGGAAACCCGCGAAATGATCAATAACGCCATCGTCGGCGACAGAGTTATCACCATCGGAGGTATTACAGGTAAAATTATAAACATCAAGGATGATGAATTTACCATTGAAAGCGGAAACGAAAGGACCAAAATAACAATAAAGAAATGGGCTGTTAAAGAAGTAATAAAACCAATCTCTGAATAA
- a CDS encoding replication-associated recombination protein A: protein MMPRTLDEFVGQEHIVGKGKLLYRMIQADQISSIILFGPPGTGKTSLARVIANSTKSVFRQLNAVTAGVKDIKDIIEETSNEFLNPSGRCVLFIDEIHRFNKAQQDALLPYVENGRIVLIGATTENPFFEVNKALISRSTVFMLKPLTEENIITILRRAISDPERGYGNLKIDISDEALRLLAALSEGDARIALNALELAVLTSEPDNRGVYVIDKNVVEDCVQKKAIRFDKSSEAHYDNISAFIKSMRGSDPDAALFYLGRALYAGETPEYLIRRIIICAAEDVGMANPSALTVAVAAAQAIERIGMPEARIILAMAAVMVATSPKSNSCYKGIEKVLSDVATKYTGEVPMHLRNAPVEGMAELGYGKGYLYAHDFPGNIVDQEYLPEEMRGTVYYEPTRNGYEAKIHDWLLTRRENKKK from the coding sequence ATGATGCCAAGGACCCTTGACGAATTTGTCGGCCAGGAGCATATCGTAGGAAAAGGCAAACTGCTGTACAGAATGATACAGGCAGATCAGATATCTTCCATTATCCTTTTCGGACCTCCGGGCACAGGAAAAACATCTCTGGCGAGAGTCATAGCCAACAGCACAAAATCGGTTTTCAGGCAGCTTAATGCCGTAACTGCCGGGGTAAAGGATATAAAAGATATTATAGAAGAGACCTCAAACGAGTTTTTAAACCCGTCAGGACGGTGCGTTCTTTTTATAGACGAAATTCACAGGTTCAACAAGGCCCAGCAGGACGCTCTTCTGCCTTACGTTGAAAACGGCCGTATTGTTCTCATAGGGGCGACAACCGAAAATCCGTTTTTTGAAGTAAACAAGGCGCTTATTTCAAGATCTACGGTATTTATGCTTAAACCCTTAACCGAAGAAAACATTATAACCATATTAAGGCGTGCTATCAGCGATCCCGAACGGGGCTACGGAAATCTCAAAATTGACATATCTGATGAAGCGCTGCGCCTGCTTGCCGCGTTATCCGAAGGAGACGCAAGGATAGCGCTGAATGCCCTGGAACTTGCGGTTCTTACTTCCGAACCCGACAATCGCGGAGTATATGTGATAGACAAAAACGTAGTTGAAGACTGCGTTCAGAAAAAGGCAATACGTTTCGATAAATCGTCCGAAGCCCATTACGATAACATAAGCGCGTTTATTAAATCAATGCGGGGAAGCGATCCCGATGCGGCGCTGTTTTACCTCGGCCGGGCCCTTTATGCCGGTGAAACACCGGAATATCTTATAAGAAGGATAATCATATGTGCCGCCGAGGACGTGGGAATGGCAAATCCCAGTGCGCTTACCGTTGCAGTGGCAGCAGCGCAGGCAATAGAGCGCATAGGTATGCCCGAAGCAAGGATTATACTTGCAATGGCCGCTGTGATGGTTGCCACGAGCCCGAAATCCAATTCATGTTATAAAGGAATAGAAAAAGTTCTTTCCGATGTAGCAACGAAGTATACGGGTGAAGTTCCAATGCACCTCAGGAATGCGCCTGTTGAAGGCATGGCCGAACTGGGATATGGAAAAGGTTATTTATATGCCCATGATTTTCCCGGAAATATCGTTGACCAGGAATATCTGCCCGAAGAGATGCGCGGTACCGTTTACTATGAGCCCACCAGAAACGGCTATGAGGCAAAAATTCACGACTGGCTTTTAACCCGAAGGGAAAACAAAAAGAAATAA
- a CDS encoding ABC transporter substrate-binding protein, with protein sequence MEVFNMNKRFFIFVCLVLAVFVLSSCSAGNVTEQNNAAKTRQIKVVAPSGATAISISKAMKDTAEIDGTKVEYEIVPTTDLIVARLTAQEADFAVVPVNLAAQLYQKKVPYKLTSVVTWGNLFIASSEKIEGWEALKGQDIYLMGKGLVPDIVFRTLLQKNGLDPDKDVNLIYLSGATELAPNFLNGKAKISMLPEPVLSTVLSKKPDTNVFLDLQEEWKKAFGLSKAGYPQAGILVKEDLINNDPQLVKDYINVLAEGMDWINENPKEAGAMAEELELGLTADIVEKSMPGNNIRHEYVKDVRKELDQIFEIMYEFNPETVGGKLPDDGLYYEIN encoded by the coding sequence ATGGAGGTTTTTAATATGAATAAAAGGTTTTTCATTTTCGTCTGCCTGGTTTTAGCTGTTTTTGTGCTGTCATCATGTTCGGCCGGCAATGTTACCGAGCAGAATAACGCCGCAAAAACCAGGCAAATAAAAGTGGTGGCTCCGTCTGGGGCAACAGCCATAAGTATTTCGAAAGCCATGAAGGATACTGCTGAAATAGACGGAACAAAAGTGGAGTATGAAATAGTTCCTACAACTGATTTGATTGTAGCCCGTCTTACGGCTCAGGAAGCCGATTTCGCTGTCGTGCCGGTGAACCTTGCCGCTCAGCTGTACCAGAAAAAAGTCCCTTACAAACTCACGTCGGTCGTAACATGGGGAAATTTGTTTATTGCATCGTCCGAAAAAATTGAAGGCTGGGAAGCCCTGAAAGGCCAGGACATTTACCTTATGGGCAAGGGGCTTGTTCCCGATATAGTATTCCGGACTTTGTTACAGAAAAACGGGCTGGATCCCGACAAGGACGTGAACCTGATATATCTTTCGGGGGCAACCGAGCTTGCTCCAAATTTCCTTAACGGAAAGGCAAAAATCTCTATGCTGCCCGAACCTGTCTTGTCAACCGTTTTAAGCAAAAAACCTGACACAAACGTTTTCCTGGACTTGCAGGAAGAATGGAAAAAGGCTTTTGGGCTTTCAAAGGCCGGATATCCGCAGGCCGGTATTCTTGTAAAAGAAGACCTGATTAATAACGATCCGCAGCTTGTTAAAGATTATATAAATGTACTGGCCGAAGGAATGGACTGGATTAATGAAAATCCTAAGGAAGCAGGTGCAATGGCCGAAGAGCTTGAACTGGGCCTGACTGCCGACATTGTGGAAAAATCAATGCCCGGTAATAATATACGGCACGAATACGTGAAGGATGTCAGAAAAGAACTGGATCAGATTTTTGAAATCATGTATGAATTCAATCCTGAGACGGTTGGCGGGAAACTGCCCGACGACGGATTGTATTACGAAATAAATTAA
- a CDS encoding ABC transporter ATP-binding protein: protein MIKLLNIEKSFNGTKILDKISMEFEEKTITAILGPSGCGKTTLLRIVAGLINADSGEITGNDGKTLSFLFQEPRLLPWKNAWKNLEIVLPDSVDRLTRKKICFEMIEKVGLKGYENHMPAELSGGMRQRLAMARAFIVQADILLMDEPFQSLDLRRKGQMINLFKELWKKQRPLVIMVTHDVQEALLLSDKIYVLSDKPTGILKEIHNPMAFDERNVKNERFYALEKEIISEYVIGE from the coding sequence ATGATAAAGCTTCTTAACATAGAAAAAAGTTTTAACGGCACAAAAATATTAGATAAAATAAGTATGGAATTTGAAGAAAAAACAATAACGGCCATATTGGGGCCGTCGGGATGCGGAAAAACAACCCTGCTTAGAATTGTGGCGGGGCTGATCAATGCCGATTCAGGAGAAATTACCGGCAACGACGGGAAAACTCTGTCCTTTCTTTTCCAGGAACCGCGGCTGTTACCATGGAAAAATGCCTGGAAAAATTTAGAGATTGTTCTTCCGGACAGTGTCGACAGATTAACACGAAAAAAAATATGTTTTGAAATGATTGAAAAAGTCGGGCTTAAAGGCTATGAAAACCACATGCCTGCGGAATTAAGCGGCGGAATGCGACAGCGCCTTGCAATGGCAAGGGCTTTTATTGTACAGGCAGATATCCTGTTAATGGACGAACCTTTCCAGTCTCTGGATCTCAGAAGAAAGGGACAGATGATAAATCTGTTTAAGGAATTATGGAAAAAACAAAGGCCTCTGGTAATCATGGTCACTCATGATGTGCAGGAGGCCCTCCTCCTTTCTGACAAGATATACGTCCTTTCTGACAAACCTACGGGAATATTGAAAGAAATACACAATCCCATGGCTTTTGATGAACGGAACGTTAAAAATGAGCGTTTTTATGCTCTTGAAAAAGAGATAATAAGTGAGTATGTAATTGGGGAATAA
- a CDS encoding alpha/beta hydrolase, whose amino-acid sequence MINRKIKIWDGILTKNELNGFEPCMETYILSGEKKRGAVLICPGGGYTHTSPREAEPIAMRFTAKGYHAFILYYSVAPNRHPQPLLDVSRAMCIIRENADEWNVDRNKIAVCGFSAGGHLAASLGVHYDKPYLKREGIVLGENRPNALILGYPVITMKEFAHKGSRDNLLGENPDDALINEMSLENHVSEKTPPAFIWHTVEDRSVPVENSLLFAMALHKNKIPFELHIYPYGPHGLSLANKETDNGNMGEYPHVSGWIDLCIEWLDGIFSQNEKF is encoded by the coding sequence TTGATTAACAGGAAAATTAAAATCTGGGACGGAATATTGACAAAAAATGAACTGAACGGATTTGAACCCTGTATGGAAACATATATTCTTTCAGGTGAAAAAAAGAGGGGCGCTGTTTTAATATGTCCCGGCGGCGGATATACCCATACTTCACCAAGGGAAGCAGAGCCGATTGCAATGCGGTTTACAGCCAAAGGATACCACGCTTTCATTCTTTATTACAGTGTGGCTCCGAACCGTCACCCTCAGCCGCTTTTGGATGTTTCCAGAGCGATGTGTATTATAAGGGAAAATGCCGATGAATGGAATGTAGACAGAAATAAAATCGCCGTATGCGGATTTTCGGCCGGCGGACACCTGGCTGCGAGTCTTGGCGTACATTACGACAAACCGTACCTAAAAAGGGAAGGGATTGTTTTGGGGGAAAACAGACCCAATGCACTGATTCTCGGTTATCCGGTAATAACGATGAAGGAATTCGCCCATAAAGGCTCAAGGGACAATTTGCTGGGTGAAAATCCTGATGATGCTTTAATAAATGAAATGTCGCTTGAAAACCACGTATCGGAAAAAACACCTCCGGCGTTTATATGGCATACCGTTGAAGACAGGTCAGTCCCGGTGGAAAACAGCCTGCTTTTTGCAATGGCGTTACATAAAAATAAAATCCCTTTTGAACTTCATATTTATCCATACGGGCCGCATGGGCTGTCACTGGCAAATAAGGAGACCGATAACGGAAATATGGGTGAATACCCGCATGTGTCGGGATGGATTGATTTGTGCATTGAGTGGCTTGACGGTATTTTTTCACAAAACGAAAAATTTTAA
- the tgt gene encoding tRNA guanosine(34) transglycosylase Tgt gives MAAVTYELIHVCKQTGARLGRVHTPHGSFDTPVFMPVGTQATVKGMSPDELKEIGAGIILSNTYHLYLRPGHELIKKAGGLHRFMNWDRPILTDSGGFQVFSLAELRDITEEGVTFRSHIDGSKHFLSPEKSIEIQNALGSDIIMAFDECAPYPCDYEYAKKSMEMTTRWAERCLKAHKNPEKQALFGIVQGSVYEDLRRESAKQLTAMDFPGYAIGGLSVGEPGEVMMEMLEKTVPYLPENKPRYLMGVGSPDYLIDGSIRGIDMFDCVLPTRIGRNGTVFTSKGRIIIRDAKYAEDFSPIDEECDCYVCRNFTRAYIRHLFKAGEMLGLRLATWHNLRFLIRLMENIREAIRNDCLGDFRNEFFRKFGYDTKTGI, from the coding sequence ATGGCAGCGGTAACTTATGAACTGATACATGTATGCAAACAGACAGGAGCGAGGCTCGGAAGGGTGCATACTCCTCACGGGAGCTTTGACACTCCTGTTTTTATGCCGGTGGGGACCCAGGCAACGGTTAAAGGAATGTCTCCTGATGAGTTAAAGGAAATAGGCGCGGGCATTATTCTGAGCAATACATACCATCTGTACCTTAGGCCCGGACATGAGCTTATCAAAAAAGCAGGTGGATTACACCGCTTTATGAACTGGGACAGGCCGATCCTGACCGACAGCGGCGGCTTTCAGGTATTCAGCCTTGCTGAGCTGCGTGATATTACTGAAGAAGGGGTTACTTTTAGGTCCCATATAGACGGTTCAAAACATTTTCTGTCTCCGGAGAAATCGATTGAAATACAAAATGCTCTGGGTTCCGACATAATAATGGCATTTGACGAATGTGCCCCTTATCCGTGCGATTACGAATATGCGAAAAAATCAATGGAAATGACTACCCGGTGGGCGGAAAGGTGCCTTAAAGCCCATAAAAACCCTGAAAAGCAGGCACTTTTCGGAATTGTCCAGGGAAGTGTCTACGAAGACTTGCGCAGAGAAAGCGCCAAGCAACTCACCGCCATGGATTTTCCGGGCTACGCCATTGGAGGGTTAAGCGTAGGTGAGCCGGGAGAAGTAATGATGGAAATGCTTGAAAAAACAGTACCCTATCTTCCCGAAAACAAGCCCAGATATCTGATGGGAGTGGGAAGCCCGGATTATCTTATAGACGGAAGCATACGCGGTATAGACATGTTTGACTGCGTTCTGCCGACGCGTATCGGCAGAAACGGGACTGTGTTCACGTCAAAAGGCAGAATTATTATAAGGGATGCAAAATATGCAGAGGACTTTTCACCCATTGACGAGGAATGCGACTGTTATGTATGCAGAAATTTTACGAGAGCATATATTCGGCATCTTTTCAAAGCAGGGGAGATGCTGGGGCTGAGGCTTGCCACATGGCATAACCTGCGTTTCCTAATCAGGCTTATGGAAAATATCCGGGAAGCAATAAGGAATGATTGCCTGGGTGATTTCAGAAACGAGTTTTTCAGGAAGTTTGGTTACGACACAAAAACAGGAATATAA
- the queA gene encoding tRNA preQ1(34) S-adenosylmethionine ribosyltransferase-isomerase QueA, whose translation MQLKDFYYELPKELIAQSPLEKRDMSRLLVLDRKTGKTTHLHFRDIKDYLNPGDCLVINNTRVIPARLLGVREDTGGKIEFVLLKKHDKDIWEVMLKPGRRAKVGTRFVFGDNLLKAEVLEIVEGGNRIVKFTYDGIFEEVLDKVGIIPLPPYITQKLKDRERYQTVYSKYNGSAAAPTAGLHFTEELIEELKNKGVRFAEVTLHVGIGTFRPVKTENIEDHKMHSEYFKIDAEACNIINKTRNDKGRVIAVGTTSCRVLESVADENGFVRPTEGETDIFIYPGYKFKAIDGLITNFHLPESTLLMLVSAFAGREKVLNAYKEAIELKYRFYSFGDAMFII comes from the coding sequence ATGCAACTGAAGGATTTTTATTATGAACTGCCTAAAGAACTGATTGCCCAAAGCCCTCTGGAAAAAAGGGATATGTCAAGACTTCTTGTTCTTGACAGAAAAACGGGAAAAACAACTCATCTGCATTTCCGTGACATTAAAGACTATTTAAATCCCGGTGACTGCCTTGTAATAAATAACACAAGGGTTATTCCCGCGCGCCTTCTTGGCGTGAGAGAGGACACCGGAGGGAAAATTGAATTTGTGCTTCTGAAAAAACACGACAAGGATATTTGGGAAGTAATGTTAAAGCCCGGAAGAAGGGCAAAGGTAGGAACGAGATTTGTATTCGGTGACAATCTGCTTAAGGCCGAAGTGCTGGAAATAGTGGAAGGCGGGAACCGCATTGTGAAATTCACTTATGACGGAATTTTTGAAGAAGTACTTGATAAAGTGGGCATTATACCCCTTCCGCCGTATATTACGCAGAAACTAAAGGACAGGGAACGATATCAGACGGTTTACTCCAAATATAACGGCTCCGCCGCAGCACCTACGGCAGGTCTTCATTTTACCGAAGAACTTATAGAAGAACTGAAAAACAAAGGCGTACGGTTTGCTGAAGTGACACTTCATGTCGGTATTGGGACTTTCAGGCCGGTGAAAACAGAAAATATTGAAGACCATAAAATGCATTCCGAATACTTTAAAATAGACGCGGAAGCCTGTAACATTATAAACAAAACGAGAAATGATAAAGGAAGGGTTATTGCGGTCGGGACGACAAGCTGCCGGGTTCTGGAGTCGGTTGCGGATGAGAACGGCTTTGTCAGACCGACCGAGGGAGAAACCGACATTTTCATTTATCCGGGTTACAAATTTAAAGCCATAGACGGGCTGATCACAAACTTTCATTTGCCTGAATCAACACTCCTTATGCTTGTCAGCGCTTTTGCAGGCAGAGAAAAAGTCCTTAATGCCTATAAGGAGGCAATAGAGCTGAAATACCGGTTTTACAGCTTCGGTGATGCCATGTTTATAATTTGA
- the rimM gene encoding ribosome maturation factor RimM (Essential for efficient processing of 16S rRNA): protein MVEYLTVGKVANTHGVHGELKVIPTTSDISRFDYLKIVWVEKNGKLTEYFVDSVRYHKNFVLIRLHGIDTMDKAAELKNCELKVNRKNARPLDENEFFIADLLECEVYEGDEYLGKITDVLQTGSNDVYVVNGGKYGEILIPALLNVVLKVDIENKRVQVVLPEGLIER, encoded by the coding sequence TTGGTTGAATATCTTACCGTTGGAAAAGTGGCAAATACTCATGGTGTGCATGGTGAGCTGAAAGTTATACCCACAACTTCGGATATTAGCCGTTTTGATTATCTGAAAATAGTCTGGGTTGAAAAGAACGGCAAACTGACCGAATATTTCGTTGACAGTGTGCGGTATCACAAAAATTTCGTGCTGATTAGGCTCCATGGTATTGACACAATGGATAAGGCCGCCGAATTGAAAAACTGTGAGCTTAAGGTCAACAGGAAAAATGCCCGTCCTCTTGATGAAAATGAATTTTTCATAGCCGACCTTCTGGAATGCGAGGTTTATGAGGGAGACGAGTATCTCGGTAAAATAACCGATGTATTGCAGACGGGAAGCAATGACGTATATGTGGTCAATGGCGGTAAATACGGAGAGATACTGATACCCGCTCTGCTGAATGTCGTTCTGAAAGTGGATATTGAAAACAAAAGAGTTCAGGTGGTCCTTCCGGAAGGATTGATAGAACGATGA
- a CDS encoding ABC transporter permease has protein sequence MGRKSLIFPSPYEVITSLWSVIKDPSFFPTVFNTVKAVFFSFAAAFIPALVFGIVSKLVPGIYRLMELVTGFIRAIPTVAIILIALLLLPLSYTPVIICYFVVFPVLYTNISEGLRNVDGKLLEMARIYKFTNAKIIRNIYIPSLKPYIVAGSRSALGLNFKVMVTAEVFNFANHQSIGAQMYMHRIQIDLAGIMAWALIVVFISVVFDLLIKILFREKT, from the coding sequence ATGGGAAGGAAATCGCTGATATTTCCTTCCCCTTATGAGGTTATTACCTCTTTATGGTCTGTTATAAAAGACCCTTCTTTTTTTCCTACGGTATTTAACACAGTGAAAGCCGTTTTCTTCAGTTTCGCCGCTGCATTTATTCCTGCCCTTGTTTTCGGTATTGTCAGCAAGCTTGTTCCAGGCATATACAGATTGATGGAACTCGTTACAGGTTTTATCAGGGCAATTCCCACTGTCGCAATCATATTGATAGCGCTGCTGCTTCTTCCGCTGTCGTATACTCCGGTTATTATCTGCTATTTTGTTGTATTTCCGGTACTTTATACAAACATTTCTGAGGGGCTTCGCAACGTGGACGGGAAACTTCTCGAAATGGCGCGGATTTACAAGTTCACCAACGCAAAGATTATACGCAATATATACATTCCTTCCTTGAAGCCTTATATAGTCGCAGGTTCACGTTCGGCTCTGGGATTGAATTTCAAGGTCATGGTTACGGCTGAGGTGTTTAATTTTGCAAATCATCAGTCTATAGGGGCACAGATGTATATGCACAGAATCCAGATTGACCTTGCGGGGATCATGGCTTGGGCGTTGATAGTGGTATTTATTTCGGTTGTTTTTGACCTGCTGATAAAAATATTGTTCAGGGAGAAAACTTGA
- a CDS encoding GntR family transcriptional regulator: MAGINRYSNIPLYCQLKNIILEKIESGEYKEDTKIPSEQELCEQYNISRPTVRQAINELTSNGYLYKLKGKGTFVARQKSCIIDIRNYTGFTDSVLDSPEPEKKEIVSISTVTPREFAKLTEVFNLKSDNLQFTCIAYLNINNGEICSINVSYIPQNLFPNLEEDIRNKKPSYEILRGKYPLVPYTSKSTIEVSYADAMDASQLQVQPGQALIVVYNILYSKSGQPVEYIIAKYRADKCRLMFENHKL; the protein is encoded by the coding sequence GTGGCAGGCATAAACAGGTACAGCAATATCCCGCTGTATTGTCAGTTGAAAAATATAATTCTTGAAAAGATTGAGTCAGGTGAATACAAGGAAGATACAAAAATCCCGTCCGAACAGGAATTGTGTGAACAGTACAACATTAGCCGTCCTACGGTAAGGCAGGCCATAAATGAGTTAACAAGCAACGGTTACCTTTATAAGCTGAAGGGTAAGGGAACATTCGTAGCAAGGCAGAAATCCTGTATCATAGATATAAGAAACTATACCGGTTTTACAGATTCCGTTCTTGACAGCCCTGAACCGGAAAAAAAGGAGATTGTTTCGATTTCTACCGTTACGCCCAGGGAGTTTGCAAAATTAACCGAAGTATTCAATCTTAAATCCGATAATCTGCAGTTTACATGCATTGCCTATTTGAATATTAATAACGGTGAAATATGTTCCATTAACGTTTCTTATATCCCGCAAAACCTGTTTCCCAACCTGGAAGAGGATATTAGAAACAAGAAGCCTTCATATGAGATTCTGAGGGGTAAATATCCGCTTGTCCCGTATACTTCCAAGAGCACTATAGAAGTCAGTTATGCTGATGCTATGGACGCTTCTCAGCTTCAGGTACAGCCAGGACAGGCGTTGATTGTGGTATATAATATCCTTTATTCAAAAAGCGGGCAGCCGGTGGAATACATTATAGCCAAATACAGGGCTGACAAATGCAGATTGATGTTTGAAAACCATAAACTGTAA
- the trmD gene encoding tRNA (guanosine(37)-N1)-methyltransferase TrmD gives MIFDVLTLFPESVDAFLSESIIGRAREKGIITIRTHNIRDFSKDKHKKTDDYPYGGGTGMVMTPQPIYDAWLNVVKDLPYKPLTIYMSPQGRILTQDIAKKLSREKHIVILCGHYEGVDERVIEEIVDEEISIGDYVLTGGELPAMVLIDCVSRLVEGVLPPGATSDESHTDGLLEYPQYTRPPVFLSRKVPDVLLSGHHANIQKWRFEQKLERTKRKRPDLYEKYMKKITEGKTEI, from the coding sequence ATGATTTTTGATGTTTTGACTCTTTTTCCCGAAAGCGTTGATGCTTTTTTATCCGAAAGCATCATAGGCAGGGCACGGGAAAAAGGCATTATAACAATAAGAACTCATAATATAAGGGATTTTTCAAAGGATAAGCATAAAAAAACGGATGACTATCCGTACGGCGGCGGCACGGGAATGGTTATGACACCGCAGCCCATTTATGATGCATGGCTGAATGTGGTCAAAGATCTTCCTTATAAGCCGCTTACCATATATATGAGCCCGCAGGGGAGAATTTTAACCCAGGATATTGCGAAAAAACTTTCCCGGGAAAAACATATTGTAATCCTTTGCGGTCATTATGAAGGTGTGGACGAACGCGTTATTGAAGAGATCGTGGACGAAGAGATATCCATAGGTGATTACGTCCTTACAGGCGGCGAGCTTCCGGCAATGGTGCTTATTGACTGCGTAAGCCGTCTTGTTGAAGGAGTTCTGCCACCGGGTGCGACGTCAGACGAATCCCATACCGACGGGCTTTTGGAATACCCACAGTATACTCGCCCGCCGGTGTTCCTGTCAAGAAAAGTACCTGACGTCTTATTGTCAGGACATCATGCCAATATTCAGAAATGGCGTTTTGAGCAGAAACTGGAGAGGACTAAACGGAAAAGGCCCGACTTATACGAAAAGTATATGAAGAAAATTACAGAAGGAAAAACTGAAATTTAG
- a CDS encoding LiaF transmembrane domain-containing protein, translating into MDNRKNGKFGLGVTLICIGILLTLSTFGVIPSIGELLAKFWPLIFIFVSVLFHAGYYSDRKNVGLLVPGGIFLTLGIVFQTSELWDIYNVMWPGVFLAPAVGLFELYYFGNREKGLLIPVGILTCFSLFLFTFTIRNLRGFSKFILPIGLIIAGVIILINDRKNGHESNQNYGDF; encoded by the coding sequence ATGGATAACAGAAAAAACGGGAAATTCGGACTTGGAGTTACGCTGATATGTATAGGGATTTTACTTACTCTCAGTACTTTCGGTGTAATTCCAAGTATAGGTGAGCTTTTGGCAAAATTCTGGCCGCTGATATTCATATTTGTATCAGTGCTCTTCCATGCCGGTTATTATTCCGACAGGAAAAACGTGGGGCTTTTGGTTCCAGGAGGTATTTTTCTAACACTGGGTATTGTTTTTCAAACATCTGAACTGTGGGATATTTACAACGTAATGTGGCCTGGAGTTTTTCTTGCGCCTGCGGTAGGACTTTTTGAACTGTATTATTTCGGAAACAGAGAAAAAGGACTGTTGATCCCGGTCGGTATTCTGACATGTTTTTCATTGTTTTTATTCACTTTTACAATAAGGAATTTAAGAGGTTTTTCGAAATTTATTCTGCCAATTGGTTTAATTATCGCCGGGGTGATAATACTAATTAACGACAGGAAAAACGGTCATGAATCCAATCAGAACTATGGCGATTTTTGA